One genomic segment of Penaeus chinensis breed Huanghai No. 1 chromosome 24, ASM1920278v2, whole genome shotgun sequence includes these proteins:
- the LOC125037853 gene encoding nonsense-mediated mRNA decay factor SMG7-like, with amino-acid sequence MQPGATGSERGERERASGERGDRERPGATGNERVRRPRATGNERPGATGNERVRRPRATGNERPGASERGDRERPGASERAREDNQTNELARIKKLGFQAASRTPVQRLYVIRTSAFCALAARLLFGPCPLFTPLPRYRRPPESLAKEGVKNAAVAAAAAAAAAAASGGSSSQGENPHHSPKSHQPQQQQQQQQQQQQQQQQQQELQDVRTSQSGSWWELQRHWARRQMDDPLLRLRLAVDLTEMDV; translated from the exons ATGCAACCGGGAGCGACCGGAAGCGAGCGAGGCGAGCGGGAACGAGCGAGTGGCGAGCGAGGCGACCGGGAGCGACCGGGAGCAACCGGGAACGAGCGCGTGAGGCGACCGAGAGCGACCGGGAACGAGCGACCGGGAGCGACCGGGAACGAGCGCGTGAGGCGACCGAGAGCGACCGGGAACGAGCGaccgggagcgagcgagcgaggcgaCCGGGAGCGaccgggagcgagcgagcgagcgagggaggataATCAAACAAATGAGCTTGCGAGGATTAAGAAGTTGGGATT CCAGGCTGCATCGCGGACTCCGGTCCAGCGTCTATACGTCATTCGTACTTCAGCCTTCTGTGCCCTGGCGGCGCGTCTACTCTTTGGGCCGTGTCCGCTTTTCACGCCGCTGCCTCGCTACCGTCGTCCTC CCGAGTCCCTGGCCAAGGAGGGCGTCAAGAACGCTGccgtggcggcggcggcagctgcggcggcggcggcggcttcgGGAGGGTCTTCCAGCCAAGGCGAGAACCCCCACCACAGCCCGAAGTCACACcagccacagcagcagcagcagcaacagcagcagcaacagcagcagcaacaacagcaacaggagCTACAGGACGTGCGCACCTCACAGAGCG GCTCGTGGTGGGAGCTGCAGCGTCACTGGGCCAGACGTCAAATGGACGATCCTCTGCTGCGACTCCGCCTGGCTGTCGACCTTACGGAGATGGACGTATAG